The following proteins are encoded in a genomic region of Natrinema sp. DC36:
- a CDS encoding tyrosine-type recombinase/integrase → MTDKDPAQIRQEKFGIENDPLAEEESMFLEIEEDGMIDPLEEYVQKIQEKATNNVDETVGHYRRTFRQWREHMEGEGRHPACPHKFHVLRFIDYWLEQGNKPSTVRKKVERLENAYKWWQVANFPHESEYNPIAAATEERYLKDDAKPEYQKKKPPRVSLDKVREIVQGIEDVADRAIVGLQLKLGCRSSELANIKLSEIHIDHPDVLEYYPMMGSHEMLEGRPNAVVIPHNRELNKRARPTVLPLDVESRKLLIDWLLVRPDTGDEWVFMTHKGEQLNRTDIRYIWTKYWWPEYEFDEDDQFRSVTPHFARHRFGTYWKTDLNGVNRELVKYMRGDKTDKSVGKDHDALDHYVHTYYEDIEELYEKMYQLYV, encoded by the coding sequence ATGACCGACAAAGACCCTGCGCAGATACGACAAGAGAAGTTTGGCATCGAAAACGACCCGCTGGCTGAAGAGGAGTCGATGTTCTTGGAAATCGAGGAAGACGGGATGATCGACCCGTTGGAAGAGTATGTTCAGAAAATTCAGGAGAAGGCAACTAACAACGTCGATGAAACGGTTGGACATTACAGGCGGACGTTCCGCCAATGGAGAGAGCACATGGAGGGAGAAGGTCGTCACCCCGCTTGCCCGCACAAGTTCCATGTCCTCCGCTTCATCGACTATTGGCTTGAACAGGGGAACAAACCGAGTACCGTGCGCAAGAAAGTGGAGCGGCTTGAGAACGCTTACAAATGGTGGCAAGTTGCGAATTTCCCGCACGAATCCGAGTACAATCCGATTGCAGCTGCAACGGAAGAGCGGTATTTGAAAGATGATGCTAAACCGGAATATCAAAAGAAGAAACCCCCACGAGTGTCACTCGATAAGGTTCGAGAAATTGTGCAAGGTATCGAAGATGTTGCTGACCGGGCAATCGTCGGGCTTCAGCTGAAACTCGGATGCCGTTCGAGCGAATTAGCGAATATCAAGCTGTCTGAAATCCATATTGATCACCCGGACGTGCTCGAGTACTACCCGATGATGGGGTCTCACGAAATGCTTGAGGGACGCCCGAATGCAGTAGTCATCCCGCACAATCGGGAGTTGAATAAGCGGGCACGTCCGACGGTGTTGCCGCTGGATGTGGAGTCTCGGAAGTTGTTGATTGATTGGCTATTGGTGCGTCCGGATACTGGTGATGAGTGGGTGTTCATGACGCATAAGGGCGAGCAGTTGAATCGGACGGATATCCGGTATATTTGGACGAAGTACTGGTGGCCTGAATACGAGTTTGATGAGGATGATCAGTTCCGGTCGGTGACACCGCACTTCGCTCGACATCGGTTCGGTACGTACTGGAAGACAGATTTGAATGGCGTGAATCGTGAGCTTGTCAAGTATATGCGCGGGGACAAGACAGACAAGAGCGTTGGCAAGGATCATGACGCCCTCGATCACTATGTGCACACGTACTACGAGGATATTGAAGAGTTGTACGAAAAGATGTACCAGCTGTACGTCTAA